The window TCGCCCTCGTAGATGGGGTCGCGCGGTCAATCGCAGACATTGTATATACCAATTTTAAGGGCGCGCAAAAACGAGAACTGAGCTGGTGGTATCTTCTCGTCGCGGGAATATGGATTGTGGCAGGATGTGTGATCACTTTTGTGATGGAACAGTACGGTGTAAGTGAGTTGGGCTTTCTATTCAATGCTGCCTATATGGGCGGATTTGCCATGGCGATTTACGTGCCGCTGATGCTGTACATCAATTATCGCTACTTGCCAAAAACCGCCCGGCCGGGCAAAGGATGCACTGCGATGATGGCGATTGCATCACTGGTATATGTGGTATTTGCCATAGCCTGTATTCTATGGGAAGTGGGAATTCTAAAATAAGGAAGAGACCAATGGACGAGCGCAAACGCTTCTTCTCGCCTTATGAATCCGTTTTTGCGTGGATGCGGGCGACAAAATCCGAGATGGCTTTTGATGGACAGACTGTGGATGACTGGCGTCTGTGGCGTCGAAAATTCCGCGCGCGATTGACGAAAAATCTGGGACCAATGCCAGAAAGCGTGCCCCTTCGGGCGGAAGTGATACGCCGGGACGACATGGGGGATTACGTCCGCGAAAAGATCGCATTTGACACAGAGCAATTTGCCAGTGTACCCGCATTTGTACTGGTGCCAAAGGGACTGGAGCGCGGCGAAAAACGTCCGGGGATTCTGGCGGCGCACGGCCACGGGATAGGCAAAAATCCACTCGTGGGTTTGGACGCAGATGAAAAGCCACACGAAGATTATCAGAAGCAGTTGGGTATCCAACTCGTGCGGCGGGGCTATGTGGTCATCGCGCCGGATTGGCGGGGATTTGGCGAGCGGATGAGTCCTGATGATTGGGTGCGCCAAACACGCGACAAGTGCAACGTAAATTACATGGCAGAAGGATATCGCGGGTATCACTTTTTGGCATTGCAAATCTGGGATGGGTTTCGCACACTGGATTATTTACAGGCGCGTCGAGAAGTGGATGAAAAGCGGCTTGGGTGTTTGGGCGTGTCATTTGGCGGCACAATGACGACCTATTTAGCGGCTTTGGATCAGCGGATCAAATGCGCGTGTATCAGTGGATATCTCAGCACGTTGCGAGAAGGTGCAATGCCCGGAAGAGCAAATTTTTGCGGTGCACAATATATGCCGGGATTGATGGCGATTGGCGATATTCCCGATGTTGCGGGTTTGATCGCACCTCGCCCTCTGGTCGTGGAGATGGGCGAACGCGATCCTGGTTTTCAAATCGCAGATGCCGAACGGGCATTTCGCCACCTATCAAAAATCTATCGCGCCGCAGATGCGCGCGATCAGTTGGTAAAAGATCGATTTGATGGGGTCCACGAATTTAGCGGACACAAGTGTTTGGATATATTTGACAAATATCTGAAAGGATAAGACAGCGTATCGCTGTCAGGAGATCTTTATGCCCAGAGAGCCAGAAGCATCGTGGGAAAATGGGATTCGCAGCGTGCGTCGCGATGAAATGGGGCGTTTGTGTCAGCTACTCGACAACGTATTTTTCGAGGGGCTCTCAGATATGCAACCACACGCCTTCAATGACGATAATATGCACAATTTGCGCGTAGTCGTCGAAAACGGCGAAGTCGTATCGCACATCGGCACAATTCGGCGGAACATATCCATTATGGGATGCACACTCCGCGTAGCGTCCCTCGGAGGGGTGGCGACTTACGAAGCCCATCGGGGCAAGGGCCATGCCACGGCACTCTTGCGAGATACCATGCGTCACTGCCGCAAAGATGGCGTGGATTATATCATGGTATCGGGATATCGCAACATGTACCATCGATATGGGTGCCGATATGTAGGGCGAGATAGGATATTTCACATCGCGCGTGAGCGGGCAAACGATTTTGACGATACAACCTGGACGATAACACAGGCATCAAAAGCAGATGTAGAAACGATTGGAGCCATCTACCGGCGAGAACCCGTACGCTGGCTGCGCCCGCCTTCGGACATCGCCTTTGGCATAGATGGATGGGTGCAGAACCGCCCGGCAAAAACCTATCTGATCCATCGGGGTGATCAGCCCGTTGCCTTTGGGGTCATGCAGCAGGCACGCGAACGAGATGCAGGACAAGTGTACTTGCTCGACTACGCCGGTGAGCGATCTGCAATCGTCGGTGCATTGGACAAATTTATCGCCAATCAGCATCTGAATCAGTTGTCTTTGCACGTCAAGAGATTCGACACCGTATTGCGCGGCCTGCTTGAAGCGCGCGGTTTGACAGGTGAGCCAGCCAATCTCCCCGGCACGACAATGATCATTCATTTTGAACAGTTGCTCGAAAAAATGCGCCCCTATTTTGTCGAACGAATCGGAGAACACGCGGCTCAAGGGTTGGCATTTCGGGAAGTGGGCGATGAATATCACATCTATTACGGCGGCGACCGCGTGGTGGCCGAAAGCCGAGGTGCAGCGGCACAGCTAATTTTTGGAACCCTGGAAAAAACTGAGAACGCGATGTTAGATGCCGGCGGACGCGCCGGTGAGATCTTGCGCGCCTGCTTGCCAATCCCTGGGGTTTGGTACGGAGTGAATCATCTTTGATTTCGCGAAATAGCTACTCCGCATCCCAATCTCTATTTTATCTTGCTATCTATTATTGTGTGCCTTATACTTACGGTGCACATCGGATACTCACAAACAGTAAGGATATTTTTATGTCTGCTCCAGATGGCGATTCCTCAGATATACTTTATGGGCAAGTCCTCGATAATGCGCGTCGAGAAATTGAAGATGCACTGGCTATAATAGAAGAATTGCGCCAATCAATCCGCCAGGTGGAAGCCCGAGTCGAAGCCGCCCAATCGATTTATAACGCTGTTACGGCGAGATTAAACCTGGAGGATGAACTGACCGAAGAAATACACCTCGACCCCCTACCGTCTGTTGAGCTACCTGAAGTAGCGCCAGAACCGCCGCCACTATCCGAGCCTCCCGAACCCGAAGAACCCGCGGCGGATAATGGAGTTCAAACAGCATCAGAATCTCCACCTGAACAAGATAATGCGCCAGTACTCTCTGAAGCCGAGCGCGCGCTTATCAGTGAGCATCTGGGATCAAAACGCAAAGGATAAGCACCTACATATTTATTATGTTATATTATACAGAACAGGGCTTTGCATCTTGCGGCACTCCCTGTTCTTTGTATTTTAGGAGATAGATTTTAGAAAAAATGCGAACACGCCAATCGAAGGAATTTTTATGAGCATTTGTGACACGGAGAAATCCGTTGACGAGATGGACGCCCGGGAACGGGCACGCTATATTGACGATCTAACGCCCAGAGGCGGTTTATATACCGAAGTACAGCGCGAAGTACATCCGCAGTCGAACAGTTCCTGGCGCGTATCGCCCGATCCGTGGTGGCTGCCGCCCCCAGTTCTATCACACCTTGAGGCATTGGGACAGCATCTCTATCAGTTTTACAAAGCACTAAATCTATTGTATTCGCAAAGCATAAGAGGCATTCAACCCGCATGGGTCGCGCAGTATCTGGACCAGGGCAAATCTGAAGAAGTGATCAAATTTGGGCAAATGAGCCGATTCAAAAGCCATGTCCCCCTCGTAATTCGGCCCGATGTGATACCCACGCGAGCGGGAATGATTGCGACGGAGTTGGATTCCGTGCCCGGTGGGATCGGATTTACGGCAAGCCTGGCAGAGCGATATGCCACACTCGGCGATCAAATTGTGGGCGGCGCAAATGGAATGGTCACTGGATTTGCACAGATGATCCGCGACGTTGCTGGCACAGATGCGCCTGTTTTGGGCATAGTGGTCTCGGAAGAAGCATCGGCTTATCGCCCGGAAATGTCGTATTTGGGCGATCGATTGAATGCCATTGGTCTGGAAACTTATGTCATTGGTCCCGAAGAAGTATCTTTTGTCGAAGATGGACTATTTGTCAATGGGGCACATGGTCGCCAGCGCATAGATGTGATATACAGGTTTTTTGAATTATTCGATTTGCGAAACCTGCCCCAAATCGATTTAATTTTTTACGCGGTACGCAAAGGGCTTGTCAAGCTCACACCCCCCTTAAAAGCATATCACGAAGAAAAGATGATGATGGCGCTGTTTCACCATCCCCTGTTATCGGATTTCTGGCGCCAACATTTGGGCAAAAAATCCGTGGCCTTTTTGCGGCAAACCTTTCCCAAAACGTGGATCTTAGACCCCGCGCCTTTGCCACCCCATGGCGTTATTGCGGGATTGGAAATTGACGGGCAATCCTTTTCCGATTGGCACGCGCTGGGGCACCTGGGGCAAAAACACCGGCAATTGGTCATCAAACCCTCGGGATATTCTGAAATGGCCTGGGGCAGTCGCGGAGTAGCCATTGGGCACGACATGGCCGAGCGAGATTGGCAAGGCGTGATCGACGAAGCGCTATGCGCTTTTGAACAAACGCCTCATATCATGCAGGAATTTCACAATGGCGCGACTTTTTCTGCGTCGTACTACGATTACGAAACTGATCAAATCGAAACATTCAGAGGACGGGTGCGGTTGCAGCCCTATTATTTTGTCATTAAAGACAAAGCTGTACTCTCGGGCTTACAGGCGACAGTCTGTCCAGCAGACAAAAAAATATTGCACGGAATGGTAGATGCAGTAGTAGTACCTGGCGCGGTTAAAAAGTGAGCGGGGGTTAAAAACATGACACTTGATGAAAAACTCACACGGCTAAATGCTTTACTGAAAAACATGGGCAGTGTAGTCGTGGCATTTTCGGGCGGAGTTGACAGCGCGTTTTTGGCAGCGGCAGCGCATCGGGTTCTGGACGACCGCGCGCTGGCAGTCACTGCAGTCTCCGCGAGCTATGCATCTGGTGAACTCGAAAAAGCGCAAGCACTGGCCGAGCAAATTGGCATTCAACTCGATATCGTCTATACCCGGGAAATGGAAAACCCCGACTACGTAAAAAACGATCCCGATCGGTGTTTTCACTGCAAAAGCGCGCTGGCCGATAAGCTGGACGAAGTAATCGAACGCTATGCAGGACAATTCGAGTATTTGCTTTACGGCGCAATAGCCGACGATGTTGGCGACTATCGCCCGGGTATGGCTGCCGCCGAATCCCGGGGTATTCGCGCGCCGTTGGTCGAATTGGGATTCACCAAAGACGACGTCAGAACACTGTCAAAGCGATGGCAACTGCCCACCTGGGACATACCCGCATCTGCGTGTTTGTCTTCTCGAATACCCTATGGCACAGCCGTCACAGAGGAAGCATTGCGTAAAATTGACCGCGCCGAACAATTTTTAAAATCCCGTGGATTTGTACAAGTGCGCGTTCGGCACCACGAAGATATTGCCCGAATAGAAGTTCCCTCCGAAGATCTGGCGCGTTTTTTTCAGGATGGTACGAACGAGGCTGTGGCTCAAACACTCAAAAATATCGGATATCGCTATGTCACCCTCGATCTCCAGGGCTATCGCACGGGCAGTTTGAATGAAGCGCTATTAAAAATAGAGGCAAAGGATTAGGGACCTGGCAATAAATAAGCACCTATCTACCAGTCCCAGCCCAAAAACATGGCCTTACTCGAAATAAAAAAAATCGGATGTCCAACGCTGCGAAAAAAAGCGACACCTATCCGCGATATAACCGATGATGTGCGACAGCTTGTTGAGGACATGTTCGAAACAATGTATAAGGCCGAAGGCGTTGGCCTTGCGGCACAACAGGTGGGCTTTACAGGCCAGCTTCTGGTAATGGATGTTCGCCCGCGCGACCCCATGTCGGAACCCCTGGTATTCATCAACCCGGAAATTTTATGGGCAGAGGGCGAATGTATTGGCGAAGAAGGATGTCTGAGCCTGCCGGAAATTGTCGGAGATGTCAAACGCCCGGCACAGGTGCGGGTGCGCGCGCTCAACGAAAATGGAAGTGTATTTGAAATGACACTGGAAGGCATTGCCGCCAAAGCGCTTCAGCACGAAATTGACCATCTGGATGGCGTGCTAATCCTCGAACATTTCAACGCGATCAAGCGCAATTTGTTGCGCGGTCAATTGCGCAAACTACAGCGCGAAGGCAAAAAACAGGCATCGGGATTGACGTACGTATAGCACTGACAACCGACTTTTCTATGACATCTTATATTGATTTGCATCTGCATTCGACGCAATCGGATGGCTCCTACTCTCCAACACAGGTTGTTCAGCGAGCAGCCGAATTGGGATTATCGGCCATCAGCCTGACGGATCACGATTCGGTTGCTGGCGTGCAAGAGGCCCAGAATGTCGGTCAGAACATCGGTGTAGAAGTAATTCCCGGCATTGAATTGAGTGCGCAGGAAGCCAGCATAGACATTCACATCCTGGGCTATTTTATCGATCCTGAAAATTCGGATTTACTGGCGTATTTACAAAAATTTCAAGATGCTCGGCGCAACCGCGCAGAAAAAATAGTGGCTCGACTCAATCGCCTGGGCATACGAATTAAAATGGCGCAGGTATTACACAAAGCGGGAGATGCTACTATCGGGCGCCCTCATGTGGCAGATGTGCTGGTCGAAGAGGGCGTTGTGTTTTCCCACGATCACGCATTCCAAAAATATCTGGGATATGGGAAACCCGCGTACCAACCCAAATATGTATTGACGCCGCGCGAAGCGGTAGAAGTCATTCACGCAGCTGGTGGATTGGCCAGCCTGGCACATCCCGTCTTGTACCGCCGCGATGCCCTCATTCCCGACCTGATCAAACAGGGGTTAGACGGTATAGAAGTGATGCATGTCAAACACGACCACGCAGATGTGCGTCGCTATTCAGATATAGCACAACACTATGGCCTGCTCACAACGGGCGGATCAGATTGCCACGGCGATGGTCGCGGTCAAGCCGTAATGGGAACCGTTCGGGTTCCTTCGGCATTTTTGGATGCAATGAAGGAAAAATTGGCGCAGTAGAGGCGACGCCTGTGTGCCTTGCCCACTCCGTATTTTTAGATATGAATGACATCCCATTCCTGGACAAAAACCGGGCAGATCAGTATTTTCTAAATACCCTCGAAGTACTCAAAGCCGAAAGCCGCAATCCATCGGTGGTTATGGAGGTATTTCCCAATGCCGATGGCCTCTTGTGCGGCATCCGAGAGATCCTGGACATTTTGCGTCAGACATTGCCCGAAAATGCAGAGATCTGGTCGCTTGATGAAGGATCGGCAATGGCGCGCAAAGAAGTGGTATTGCGCCTTCACGCAGATTATTGCACCATTGGTATTTTTGAAACGGCTCTATTGGGCACACTCGCACACGGCAGCGGTTGGGCTACTGCGGCGCGCGCCTGTGTGGAAGCCGCGGGAGAAATTCCCGTGATCAGTTTTGGCGCGCGGCACGTACATCCCGCCGTATCAGACCGCATGGAATACGCCGCATTGATCGGAGGATGTGCTGGCTGTGCAACACCGGCAGGCGCTGCCCTATCCGATCAAAAAGCATCGGGCACCATGCCACACGCTCTGATGTTGATTTACGGCGATACAGTAGCTGCTGCCCGGGCTTTTGATACCCACATGCCCGATGCTGTGCGGCGCGTTGTACTGGTAGATACATTTCGAGACGAGGCAGAAGAAAGCGTGCACGTCGCGCGTGCAATGGCCGGACGATTGTGGGGAGTCCGCCTGGATACACCCTCAGAGTTGGGTGGGGTTACACCCGACCTGGTCTGGCGCGTGCGCAGAGCACTGGACAGTGCGGACTTTGATCAGGTGGGGATTTTTGTAAGTGGCGGATTAACGCCCGAGCGGATTTCAGAATTTGTGCGGTTAAAGTGTCCGATTGCCGGTTTCGGTGTGGGCAGTGCAATTAGCGGCGCATCCCCGATTGATTTTACGGCAGATATTAAGCAAATCGATGGCAAACCCATTGCCAAACGCGGTCGCAAAGTGGGCGTCCAGGACAACCCGAGGCTTAAAAAAATTTAAAAATCGTCTTTTGTGGAGTAAAAATTGAATATCAAAGTACTCTTCTTTGCATCTTGTCGCGATTTGATTGGCACTGGTGAGTCGGAAATGACACTACCAGACGGTGCGACAGTAACGGATTTGATATCAAAGCTCGCATCGGAACAGGCGCGATTTACAGACATGGCACCGAGTTT is drawn from Gemmatimonadota bacterium and contains these coding sequences:
- a CDS encoding alpha/beta fold hydrolase gives rise to the protein MDERKRFFSPYESVFAWMRATKSEMAFDGQTVDDWRLWRRKFRARLTKNLGPMPESVPLRAEVIRRDDMGDYVREKIAFDTEQFASVPAFVLVPKGLERGEKRPGILAAHGHGIGKNPLVGLDADEKPHEDYQKQLGIQLVRRGYVVIAPDWRGFGERMSPDDWVRQTRDKCNVNYMAEGYRGYHFLALQIWDGFRTLDYLQARREVDEKRLGCLGVSFGGTMTTYLAALDQRIKCACISGYLSTLREGAMPGRANFCGAQYMPGLMAIGDIPDVAGLIAPRPLVVEMGERDPGFQIADAERAFRHLSKIYRAADARDQLVKDRFDGVHEFSGHKCLDIFDKYLKG
- a CDS encoding GNAT family N-acetyltransferase; translated protein: MPREPEASWENGIRSVRRDEMGRLCQLLDNVFFEGLSDMQPHAFNDDNMHNLRVVVENGEVVSHIGTIRRNISIMGCTLRVASLGGVATYEAHRGKGHATALLRDTMRHCRKDGVDYIMVSGYRNMYHRYGCRYVGRDRIFHIARERANDFDDTTWTITQASKADVETIGAIYRREPVRWLRPPSDIAFGIDGWVQNRPAKTYLIHRGDQPVAFGVMQQARERDAGQVYLLDYAGERSAIVGALDKFIANQHLNQLSLHVKRFDTVLRGLLEARGLTGEPANLPGTTMIIHFEQLLEKMRPYFVERIGEHAAQGLAFREVGDEYHIYYGGDRVVAESRGAAAQLIFGTLEKTENAMLDAGGRAGEILRACLPIPGVWYGVNHL
- the larE gene encoding ATP-dependent sacrificial sulfur transferase LarE → MTLDEKLTRLNALLKNMGSVVVAFSGGVDSAFLAAAAHRVLDDRALAVTAVSASYASGELEKAQALAEQIGIQLDIVYTREMENPDYVKNDPDRCFHCKSALADKLDEVIERYAGQFEYLLYGAIADDVGDYRPGMAAAESRGIRAPLVELGFTKDDVRTLSKRWQLPTWDIPASACLSSRIPYGTAVTEEALRKIDRAEQFLKSRGFVQVRVRHHEDIARIEVPSEDLARFFQDGTNEAVAQTLKNIGYRYVTLDLQGYRTGSLNEALLKIEAKD
- the def gene encoding peptide deformylase, producing MALLEIKKIGCPTLRKKATPIRDITDDVRQLVEDMFETMYKAEGVGLAAQQVGFTGQLLVMDVRPRDPMSEPLVFINPEILWAEGECIGEEGCLSLPEIVGDVKRPAQVRVRALNENGSVFEMTLEGIAAKALQHEIDHLDGVLILEHFNAIKRNLLRGQLRKLQREGKKQASGLTYV
- a CDS encoding PHP domain-containing protein yields the protein MTSYIDLHLHSTQSDGSYSPTQVVQRAAELGLSAISLTDHDSVAGVQEAQNVGQNIGVEVIPGIELSAQEASIDIHILGYFIDPENSDLLAYLQKFQDARRNRAEKIVARLNRLGIRIKMAQVLHKAGDATIGRPHVADVLVEEGVVFSHDHAFQKYLGYGKPAYQPKYVLTPREAVEVIHAAGGLASLAHPVLYRRDALIPDLIKQGLDGIEVMHVKHDHADVRRYSDIAQHYGLLTTGGSDCHGDGRGQAVMGTVRVPSAFLDAMKEKLAQ
- a CDS encoding nicotinate phosphoribosyltransferase, which gives rise to MPRRWSRSSRNGNRSGSFGIFGCNEGKIGAVEATPVCLAHSVFLDMNDIPFLDKNRADQYFLNTLEVLKAESRNPSVVMEVFPNADGLLCGIREILDILRQTLPENAEIWSLDEGSAMARKEVVLRLHADYCTIGIFETALLGTLAHGSGWATAARACVEAAGEIPVISFGARHVHPAVSDRMEYAALIGGCAGCATPAGAALSDQKASGTMPHALMLIYGDTVAAARAFDTHMPDAVRRVVLVDTFRDEAEESVHVARAMAGRLWGVRLDTPSELGGVTPDLVWRVRRALDSADFDQVGIFVSGGLTPERISEFVRLKCPIAGFGVGSAISGASPIDFTADIKQIDGKPIAKRGRKVGVQDNPRLKKI
- the moaD gene encoding molybdopterin converting factor subunit 1; protein product: MNIKVLFFASCRDLIGTGESEMTLPDGATVTDLISKLASEQARFTDMAPSLMVSVNQAYVERDAELRDGDEIAFIPPVSGG